The sequence below is a genomic window from Synechococcus sp. PCC 7335.
AATAGAACACTCATTGGAAGCATGAAAAAATGAACATCTTTGGAATTGGCCTGCCTGAGATGGGCCTAATTATGATTGTGGCCTTGCTAGTATTTGGGCCAAAGAAGCTACCAGAGATTGGCCGTAGCCTAGGTAAGGCAATGAAAGGATTTCAAGATGCCACAAAAGAATTCGAGACTGAGTTCAAGAAAGAAGCTGAGCGGATCGAGAAAACAGTAGAGCCGATGAAAGCAACTCTAGAGAAGCCTAGGGCTATCTCTGAGGGAAAAGGGAAAGACAACGCTGACAAGACGGCTAAAAATACAAGTAATCAGGGTTCTCAGGCGGCCTCAATGACCGAAGCAGAGATTGTTGAGACCTCCGAGACTGAGGCAACTGAGACCAAGGCAACTGAGACCAAGGCAACTGAAACCAAGCTAGACGAATCCAAAGTCGCTGAGACTGCCGATGAGTCGCAGCCAGCATAGCTAACAGCGCAAGAAAAGATGGTAGGGACACCCCCAAGTACTCAACGCAACGATAAACAAACTATCGACGCTTTGACAGTTGTGCGGCCTAGACTTATTGTCGGTCTTGGCAATCCAGGCACGAAATACGAACGTACGCGACATAACATCGGTTTTGAAATTATCGATGCGCTAGCAAACAGTTTTTCAAACGTTTCACTGACACCCAACAAACGCTTCCAGGGTGCGACAGGCGAGTTTTGGAGTGCAGGAGAGCGAGTTGTTCTGCTAAAGCCGACTACCTATATGAATAGGTCGGGGCAGGCGGTACGTGCTGTTTTGGATTGGTATAAGCTAGAGCCGACTGCTGTGCTGGTGATATATGACGATATGGATTTGCCAACCGGCAGGCTACGAATGCGGCTCTCAGGTGGCGCAGGCGGTCATAATGGGATGAAGTCAATCATCTCTCATTTAGGAACAAAGGAGTTTCCACGACTAAGAGTGGGGGTAGGCAGTGCGGATAAGAGTGGCGATCGCGATGGTGCTGTAGTCTCGCACGTACTGGGTCGATTTTCTCCGAGTGATAGAAAAATTGTCGATGCGGTGATTCCAATGGCAGTTGATGCTGTGGATTTAAGTCTAAGAAAAGGCGTAGAGCGCTCGATGAATCTATACAACGGCCGTGAAGTAGAGCTGTAGATACGGACGCTTTGCTGGCTTTGTATAGCAATGTGCGGATGCATACTCTGCGAGAAGGCAAAGCCTACGTGCATTGCGACTCACTTAGCCTGTTAAAACACAAGGGCTATAGCCAATGACTATGCCGTAAGCTAAGTGACCAAAGCTATAGAACAACCGTTTCAGCGATGAGTTGTGGCGTAAACTGAGTATCGATAAGTGGAATGCGAAGGCTATATCGCACACATGACTAGCCGTCGTTAAGGGATGACTGAAACAGTCGTCCCGATCGCTACTTGAGAAAACAGTTCGATGACATCGGCGTTGTGCATGCGTACGCAACCATTAGAAGCGGCATGACCAATTGATTCTACAGTAGGCGTGCCGTGAAAGCCGAATGAGCCTTCACTATTGCTGGTAAACCCAATCCACCGTAGACCTAAAGCGCTATTCGGACCAGGCGATCGCACTTCCCCAGTCCACGGACTTTGCCATACCGGATTTACGACTAGCTGCGTCACAGCAAACTCTCCAATGGGCGTAGGCGTCTCGGGTGTGCCCACTGCTACTGGATAGCTGTTGACAAGTTCATTACCGTCAAATAGGTAAACTCTGCGATCACTGATACTAAGAACAATCCGGTTATTTGCCAGCAGCGCCTTTACCACTTCAGGCCGAGTTATAGAATAGGTTCTGAGCGTATCTGAACCGTGACTGGTCTGATCAGCACGCCCAGGTAACGCAGCGCTACCCCAGAAAACGCTGGCACACAGCAAGACGGCTACCCTAGCGCACCAGTGACGATTCAAAACGTTTTTTAGCTGACTCATA
It includes:
- the pth gene encoding aminoacyl-tRNA hydrolase is translated as MTVVRPRLIVGLGNPGTKYERTRHNIGFEIIDALANSFSNVSLTPNKRFQGATGEFWSAGERVVLLKPTTYMNRSGQAVRAVLDWYKLEPTAVLVIYDDMDLPTGRLRMRLSGGAGGHNGMKSIISHLGTKEFPRLRVGVGSADKSGDRDGAVVSHVLGRFSPSDRKIVDAVIPMAVDAVDLSLRKGVERSMNLYNGREVEL
- a CDS encoding L,D-transpeptidase; this translates as MSQLKNVLNRHWCARVAVLLCASVFWGSAALPGRADQTSHGSDTLRTYSITRPEVVKALLANNRIVLSISDRRVYLFDGNELVNSYPVAVGTPETPTPIGEFAVTQLVVNPVWQSPWTGEVRSPGPNSALGLRWIGFTSNSEGSFGFHGTPTVESIGHAASNGCVRMHNADVIELFSQVAIGTTVSVIP